One window from the genome of Deinococcus sp. NW-56 encodes:
- a CDS encoding NTP transferase domain-containing protein encodes MPPTPSAPPVWGVLLAAGRGSRMGRPKPLVPLGGRPLIAHAAAALAAGGYDGLLAVVPPGGVGEGVRAALAEWPFAVVVNPQPERGLSSSFRVALGALPPGVGAAAFALADMPLVTADTHRALVSAFRATGAPLVLTRYGEGSEAVHAPPHLLGADLWPGVLALPDADHGPRAVLRAHGAHAVYVDVPADQLLDVDTPEALAQAEARFSPPPRPPR; translated from the coding sequence ATGCCCCCCACTCCCTCCGCGCCGCCCGTCTGGGGCGTTCTCCTCGCCGCCGGACGGGGGAGCCGGATGGGGCGGCCCAAACCGCTGGTGCCCCTGGGTGGGCGTCCCTTGATCGCGCACGCGGCGGCAGCGCTCGCGGCGGGAGGCTATGACGGCTTGCTCGCGGTGGTGCCCCCAGGCGGGGTGGGGGAGGGGGTGCGGGCGGCGCTGGCGGAGTGGCCCTTCGCGGTCGTGGTCAATCCACAGCCGGAGCGGGGGCTGTCGTCCTCCTTCCGGGTGGCGCTGGGGGCGCTCCCGCCGGGGGTGGGGGCGGCAGCCTTCGCGTTGGCGGATATGCCGCTGGTGACGGCAGACACGCACCGGGCGCTCGTCTCGGCGTTTCGGGCGACCGGAGCGCCCCTCGTGCTCACCCGCTATGGGGAGGGTTCGGAGGCCGTCCACGCCCCACCCCACCTCCTGGGCGCCGACCTCTGGCCGGGGGTCCTCGCCCTCCCCGACGCCGACCACGGCCCCCGCGCGGTGCTACGGGCACACGGGGCACACGCGGTGTATGTGGACGTGCCCGCCGATCAACTTCTCGACGTGGACACACCGGAGGCCCTGGCCCAGGCCGAGGCCCGGTTCAGTCCTCCCCCGCGTCCCCCACGCTGA
- a CDS encoding CHAD domain-containing protein has protein sequence MSRRSEAAGRLRPLWDALTAGDPEAVHRARKLTRRAQAELRVADAGGKTERAWRDLRRAAAPLRDHDVAGDHLRQALTELDVPGDTLAYFDRTWAERRAARLAATEWPDPPPAFKLKRGWKDRARRLIRKDGKRLLAAGEAVLATHDAEQWHDWRKRLKRYRYTLALLGEVPPVLTDTLEALGRFQDAEVVLELLHGDPDLLRYERARLIAREEVARNKAQERVRELFPELARLLSVGDAGED, from the coding sequence GTGAGCCGCCGCAGCGAGGCCGCCGGACGGCTGCGCCCGCTGTGGGACGCCCTGACGGCCGGGGACCCCGAGGCCGTCCACCGCGCCCGCAAGCTCACCCGCCGCGCCCAGGCCGAACTGCGCGTGGCCGACGCCGGGGGGAAGACCGAGCGGGCCTGGCGCGACCTGCGCCGCGCCGCCGCTCCACTGCGCGACCACGACGTGGCCGGGGACCATCTGCGTCAGGCGCTGACCGAACTGGACGTGCCGGGCGACACCCTCGCCTACTTCGACCGCACCTGGGCCGAACGCCGCGCCGCGCGGCTGGCGGCGACCGAGTGGCCGGACCCACCTCCTGCCTTCAAGCTGAAACGCGGCTGGAAAGACCGCGCCCGCCGCCTGATCCGCAAGGACGGCAAGCGGCTGCTGGCCGCCGGGGAAGCGGTGCTCGCCACCCACGACGCCGAGCAGTGGCACGACTGGCGCAAACGCCTCAAGCGCTACCGCTACACCCTCGCGCTGCTGGGCGAGGTGCCCCCGGTCCTGACCGACACCCTCGAAGCCCTGGGCCGCTTTCAGGACGCCGAGGTCGTGCTGGAGTTGCTGCACGGCGACCCTGACCTGCTTCGCTACGAACGTGCCCGGTTGATCGCGCGGGAGGAAGTGGCCCGTAACAAAGCCCAGGAGCGGGTGCGCGAGCTGTTTCCGGAGCTGGCCCGTTTGCTCAGCGTGGGGGACGCGGGGGAGGACTGA
- a CDS encoding metallophosphoesterase has translation MTRPVVILPDLHGRLDLLEGALEYAERKWGPQVHFLSLGDAIDRGPESLGCAEALLDLARAGRATLLMGNHERMAQEGLQWYRAYLTSQDPADYRRALEGFRWWMGNGGESVRREVGALTLETFPTGLAEYLDALTRVVYVTGDGEVHRAVPTEPSVLVAHASPPVPHRQYPSPESAALWLRPFEGPFPLPPGVTYSVHGHTPVRAPTRLARHVYLDLGAYETGRVALLTVRGPEDVAAPPPVTVLEGRGDPAAARRYPTFGEALPVRLAARTGGHP, from the coding sequence ATGACCCGCCCCGTCGTCATCCTGCCCGACCTGCACGGGCGGCTGGACCTGCTGGAGGGGGCGCTGGAGTACGCGGAGCGCAAGTGGGGGCCACAGGTCCATTTCCTGAGCCTGGGGGACGCGATTGACCGGGGGCCGGAGAGCCTGGGGTGCGCCGAAGCTCTGCTGGACCTCGCGCGGGCGGGGCGGGCCACCCTCCTGATGGGCAACCACGAGCGCATGGCGCAGGAGGGCTTGCAGTGGTACCGCGCCTACTTGACCTCGCAGGACCCCGCCGACTACCGCCGGGCGCTGGAGGGCTTTCGCTGGTGGATGGGCAACGGCGGCGAGAGCGTGCGCCGCGAGGTGGGGGCGCTGACGCTGGAGACCTTTCCGACCGGGCTGGCCGAGTACCTCGACGCCCTGACGCGGGTGGTGTACGTGACCGGGGACGGGGAGGTCCACCGCGCGGTCCCCACCGAACCCAGCGTGCTCGTCGCCCACGCCAGCCCGCCCGTCCCCCACCGCCAGTACCCCAGCCCCGAGTCGGCGGCGCTGTGGCTGCGGCCCTTCGAGGGGCCGTTTCCGCTGCCGCCGGGAGTCACCTACAGCGTCCACGGGCACACCCCGGTGCGGGCGCCCACCCGGCTGGCGCGGCACGTCTACCTCGACCTGGGCGCCTACGAGACGGGCCGGGTCGCGCTGCTGACCGTGCGGGGGCCGGAGGACGTGGCGGCCCCGCCCCCCGTCACCGTGCTGGAAGGCCGGGGCGACCCCGCCGCCGCCCGCCGCTATCCCACCTTCGGGGAGGCGCTCCCCGTGAGGCTCGCCGCCCGGACTGGAGGTCACCCATGA
- a CDS encoding metallophosphoesterase translates to MKAPDSPPDPGRRRFLRGLLGGTLALGTLGGVGVAQAYDFGTVREEGALPGLASPLRVAFLTDLHYGLYIFERQIRAWVDTANAARPDLVLLGGDFLDVRSDVDPAPLLAELARLRAPLGAHAVWGNHDYGSFGAYDRGVLGQGIPGWADRREQVAAAFAAAGITVLRNEGRAVRDDLWIGGVDDLWRGEPDVAAALAGAGEGQASVLLSHNPDLLPDLPQRVGLVLSGHTHGGQIRLPVVGAPVVPSRYGQRYAMGWVQGAHGTPGYVSRGLGVSGLPLRNLCPPEVTLLTLRPE, encoded by the coding sequence ATGAAGGCCCCTGACTCGCCCCCCGACCCCGGCCGCCGCCGCTTCCTGCGCGGGCTGTTGGGGGGCACGCTGGCGCTGGGGACCCTGGGGGGCGTGGGCGTGGCGCAGGCCTACGACTTCGGCACTGTGCGAGAGGAAGGCGCGTTGCCGGGGTTGGCCTCGCCGCTGCGGGTGGCCTTTCTGACCGACCTGCACTACGGCCTCTACATCTTCGAGCGGCAGATTCGCGCCTGGGTGGACACGGCGAACGCGGCCCGGCCCGACCTCGTGCTGCTGGGAGGGGACTTCTTGGACGTGCGCTCGGACGTCGACCCCGCCCCGTTGCTGGCCGAACTCGCGCGGCTGCGGGCGCCGCTGGGCGCCCACGCGGTGTGGGGCAACCACGACTACGGCTCCTTCGGGGCCTACGACCGGGGGGTGCTGGGACAGGGCATCCCAGGCTGGGCCGATCGCCGCGAGCAGGTGGCGGCGGCGTTTGCGGCGGCAGGCATCACGGTCCTGCGAAACGAAGGACGGGCCGTGCGCGATGACCTCTGGATCGGCGGCGTGGACGACCTGTGGCGCGGCGAGCCGGACGTGGCGGCGGCCCTGGCCGGAGCGGGGGAGGGGCAGGCCAGCGTGCTCCTCAGCCACAACCCCGACCTGCTGCCCGACCTGCCCCAGCGCGTCGGCCTGGTCCTGTCGGGCCACACCCACGGCGGCCAGATTCGGCTGCCGGTGGTGGGCGCTCCGGTCGTCCCCAGCCGTTACGGTCAGCGGTATGCGATGGGCTGGGTGCAGGGTGCCCACGGCACGCCGGGCTACGTCAGCCGGGGCCTGGGGGTCAGCGGGCTGCCGCTGCGGAACCTCTGCCCGCCGGAAGTCACGCTGCTCACGCTGCGGCCCGAATAA
- the glyA gene encoding serine hydroxymethyltransferase, with protein sequence MTTAETAAPTPGAAADVAAHDPALFDLINQEAERQRHGLELIASENFTSAAVRAAQGSVLTNKYAEGYPGKRWYGGCEVVDQVELLAIERVKELFGAAWANVQPHSGSSANLAVYNALIQPGDVVLGMDLSHGGHLTHGNPVNFSGLRYQIVGYKVNPETERIDMEEVRRLAHEHRPKMIIAGASAYSRTIDFAAFRAVADEVGAILFADIAHIAGLVAAGLHPNPLPHAHVVASTTHKTLRGPRGGIILSNDPELGAKIDRAVFPGYQGGPLEHVIAAKAVAFGEALQPEFREYAAQVIKNAQALAQAFVDRGYRVVSGGTDNHLFLLDLRPQGLNGTKATKRLDANHITISKSTLPYDTEKILHGGGIRIGTPAVTTRGMTEADMPRVADLIDRALKGEDVKAEVHGWMGGFPLP encoded by the coding sequence ATGACCACCGCCGAAACCGCCGCCCCCACGCCGGGGGCCGCCGCCGACGTGGCCGCGCACGACCCGGCCCTCTTCGACCTGATCAACCAGGAGGCCGAGCGCCAGCGGCACGGGCTGGAACTCATCGCCTCCGAGAACTTCACCTCGGCGGCGGTGCGGGCCGCCCAGGGCAGCGTCCTGACGAACAAGTACGCCGAAGGCTATCCCGGCAAGCGCTGGTACGGCGGCTGCGAGGTCGTGGACCAGGTCGAACTGCTCGCCATCGAGCGGGTGAAGGAGTTGTTCGGCGCGGCGTGGGCCAACGTGCAGCCGCACTCGGGCAGCAGCGCCAACCTCGCGGTGTACAACGCGCTGATTCAGCCTGGCGACGTGGTGCTGGGGATGGACCTCTCGCACGGGGGGCACCTCACGCACGGCAACCCGGTGAACTTCTCGGGGCTGCGCTACCAGATCGTCGGCTACAAGGTGAACCCCGAGACCGAGCGCATCGACATGGAGGAAGTGCGCCGCCTCGCCCACGAGCACCGGCCCAAGATGATCATCGCGGGGGCCAGCGCCTACAGCCGCACCATCGACTTCGCGGCCTTCCGTGCGGTGGCCGACGAGGTGGGGGCGATCCTGTTCGCGGACATCGCGCACATCGCCGGGCTGGTCGCGGCGGGGCTGCACCCCAATCCGCTGCCACACGCGCATGTGGTGGCCTCCACGACCCACAAGACGCTGCGGGGACCGCGTGGCGGGATCATCCTGTCGAACGACCCGGAACTGGGCGCCAAGATCGACCGGGCCGTCTTTCCCGGCTACCAGGGTGGCCCGCTGGAGCACGTGATCGCGGCCAAGGCGGTCGCGTTCGGCGAGGCGCTGCAGCCCGAGTTCCGCGAATACGCCGCGCAGGTCATCAAGAACGCGCAGGCGCTGGCGCAGGCCTTCGTGGACAGGGGCTACCGGGTCGTGTCGGGCGGCACCGACAACCACCTCTTCCTGCTGGACCTGCGGCCCCAGGGGCTGAACGGCACCAAGGCGACTAAGCGGCTCGACGCCAACCACATCACCATCTCCAAGTCCACCCTGCCCTACGACACCGAAAAGATCCTGCATGGCGGCGGCATCCGCATCGGCACGCCTGCGGTGACCACGCGCGGCATGACCGAAGCCGACATGCCCAGGGTCGCTGACCTGATCGACCGGGCGCTGAAGGGCGAGGACGTGAAGGCGGAGGTTCACGGCTGGATGGGGGGCTTCCCGCTGCCCTGA